A genomic window from Ignavibacteria bacterium includes:
- a CDS encoding HigA family addiction module antidote protein, giving the protein MIPKFREPVKPGEILLKEFLIPMGISQVALAEKMNVPVQRVNTLINGRRDMTAETAVLLSYVLGTSTQFWMNLQAACDIYKAEKSLNQLAGSKTALKRPFKKINTVKY; this is encoded by the coding sequence ATGATCCCTAAATTCAGAGAACCGGTTAAGCCGGGCGAAATTTTATTAAAAGAGTTTTTAATACCAATGGGTATATCGCAGGTTGCACTGGCAGAAAAAATGAACGTACCTGTGCAAAGGGTTAATACTCTTATAAACGGAAGGCGCGATATGACCGCCGAGACTGCTGTTTTGCTTTCATATGTATTGGGAACATCAACGCAGTTCTGGATGAACCTTCAGGCAGCATGTGATATATATAAGGCAGAAAAATCTCTGAATCAGCTAGCAGGCTCAAAAACTGCACTTAAAAGACCCTTTAAAAAAATTAACACAGTAAAATATTGA
- a CDS encoding type II toxin-antitoxin system RelE/ParE family toxin, with protein MIINFTDKTTEDIYNGLDSKSARKIPIVIWKIAQRKLDMIDAAAELRDLKIPPANRLEKLKAKLDGYYSIRINDQFRIIFKWINSGAANVKITDYH; from the coding sequence GTGATCATTAATTTTACAGATAAAACTACTGAAGATATATATAATGGACTGGATTCCAAATCTGCCAGAAAAATACCGATTGTAATCTGGAAAATTGCGCAACGAAAGCTGGATATGATAGATGCTGCAGCTGAGCTGAGGGATCTTAAAATTCCGCCAGCCAACAGGCTTGAGAAGCTGAAAGCTAAGCTTGACGGATATTATTCTATTAGAATTAATGACCAGTTCAGAATAATTTTTAAATGGATAAATTCAGGCGCAGCAAACGTAAAAATAACAGATTATCATTAA
- a CDS encoding site-specific DNA-methyltransferase translates to MDEALYNKVYNIDCLKGFQQLENESIDLILTDPPYGLNTTGVSNDANLDSYYSILPESYRVLKNDAFFITFFSTKYFPLAFQNNPFKYFWNFVLYCPNGQVNSPIGYTKYMSCIVFKKGNPKMIKRSKDIYVDTPGRMVEPDEGFIDHPTPKPKTFIMEILKMFSKEGDVILDPFIGSGATAVACKLINRNFIGFEIDKKYCQLSLKRLKSFENGK, encoded by the coding sequence ATGGATGAAGCACTTTACAACAAAGTATACAACATTGACTGTTTGAAAGGATTTCAACAGCTTGAAAATGAAAGTATTGACTTAATACTTACTGATCCACCCTACGGTTTAAATACAACTGGAGTCAGCAATGACGCGAATTTAGATAGTTATTATTCAATTTTGCCAGAAAGCTATAGGGTTTTAAAGAATGATGCTTTTTTTATAACTTTTTTCAGCACTAAATACTTTCCACTTGCATTCCAAAATAATCCTTTTAAATATTTCTGGAATTTTGTATTATATTGCCCTAACGGGCAAGTAAACTCACCAATTGGCTATACTAAATACATGTCATGTATTGTTTTCAAAAAAGGTAACCCTAAAATGATAAAACGCTCTAAAGATATTTATGTAGATACACCTGGAAGAATGGTAGAGCCTGATGAAGGTTTTATAGACCACCCCACACCTAAACCCAAGACATTTATTATGGAAATATTAAAAATGTTTTCTAAAGAAGGAGATGTAATTTTAGATCCTTTTATTGGGAGTGGGGCAACAGCAGTTGCTTGTAAATTAATAAATAGAAATTTTATAGGATTTGAAATTGATAAGAAGTATTGTCAGTTATCATTAAAAAGGCTTAAGAGTTTTGAGAATGGAAAATAA
- a CDS encoding R.Pab1 family restriction endonuclease: MAKTYAKISSSKNTIVISLPITAPSSKIRVKERPETDSFGHFFPTRKKEIDNKCYVEWQIGYESNDKDKEGKKNKGIIKKIKFKRNEKLKYGYELSRLLYLAVKNDIIEATKLDDLIEYINSIEERELLDKPDTIKRIPKSSKVIKGITFNEFTDIYNTVTVKKDDYIVECSVRHKQRAIGYQTMIYVCLPLNKSVENIVGRKANKNEYVKYILTKTNNNFIIDCIKIFALTSQQHKEDVRNIINAVKSVIR, from the coding sequence ATGGCTAAAACGTATGCAAAAATTTCATCTTCAAAGAATACAATAGTTATTAGTTTGCCTATTACAGCCCCAAGCAGCAAAATTAGAGTAAAAGAAAGGCCAGAAACTGATAGTTTTGGTCATTTTTTCCCAACAAGGAAAAAGGAGATTGATAATAAATGTTATGTCGAATGGCAAATAGGTTATGAATCAAATGATAAGGATAAAGAAGGTAAAAAAAATAAAGGAATTATAAAAAAAATTAAATTCAAAAGAAATGAAAAGTTAAAATATGGATATGAACTATCAAGGTTATTATATTTAGCTGTTAAAAACGATATAATCGAAGCTACAAAACTTGATGATCTAATTGAGTATATTAATTCTATCGAAGAAAGAGAACTACTAGATAAACCGGACACAATAAAAAGAATACCTAAAAGTTCAAAAGTAATAAAGGGTATAACATTTAATGAATTTACTGATATCTATAATACGGTTACCGTTAAAAAAGATGACTACATTGTTGAATGTTCTGTAAGGCATAAACAAAGGGCAATCGGATATCAAACAATGATTTATGTTTGTTTACCTTTAAATAAATCTGTCGAAAATATAGTAGGAAGAAAAGCAAATAAGAATGAGTATGTAAAATATATCTTAACAAAAACAAACAACAATTTTATAATAGACTGTATAAAGATTTTTGCATTAACTTCACAACAACATAAAGAAGATGTAAGGAATATTATTAACGCAGTAAAAAGTGTTATAAGATAA
- a CDS encoding helix-turn-helix transcriptional regulator yields MDIKQKFGKKVKELRQIRKFSQEDLALEADLDRTYINSIENGRRNVSLVNIEKIAKALKVKVKDLLEEV; encoded by the coding sequence ATGGACATTAAACAAAAATTTGGCAAAAAAGTTAAAGAATTAAGACAAATAAGGAAATTTTCACAAGAGGATTTAGCTCTTGAAGCTGATTTAGATAGGACTTATATAAACAGCATAGAAAATGGTAGAAGAAATGTATCGTTGGTAAATATTGAAAAGATTGCAAAAGCATTAAAAGTTAAAGTAAAAGATCTATTAGAGGAGGTTTAA
- a CDS encoding class I SAM-dependent methyltransferase, whose translation MNFDEKITGWDFSAYFNSGKMKETPLSWNYSEIVKHYFCNTNKLLDMGTGGGEFLKTLSPLPANTYATENYLPNIKIAEDNLNPLGVKVISGYEDSSLPFAGGMFDLVINRHEYYDTSEICRILKPGGYFITQQVKWNCDKEIPELLGVKFDPEYKDWSLQKALKDLGEYPFSVILQDECEGYTEFCDPDVLTAYINTVSWLVPDFSGEKYRNKLLAASEIIRSEGCFKTTLDRFIIVMKKTEI comes from the coding sequence ATGAATTTCGATGAGAAAATAACAGGGTGGGATTTTTCCGCTTACTTCAACAGCGGGAAAATGAAAGAAACTCCCCTGTCGTGGAATTACAGCGAAATAGTAAAACATTATTTCTGCAATACCAATAAATTGCTTGATATGGGAACAGGCGGCGGTGAGTTTCTCAAAACACTATCTCCCCTTCCTGCCAATACTTATGCAACGGAAAATTATCTGCCGAATATTAAAATAGCAGAAGATAACCTCAACCCGCTCGGAGTAAAGGTGATTAGCGGCTATGAAGACAGCTCACTTCCGTTTGCCGGTGGTATGTTTGACCTTGTTATAAACAGGCATGAATATTACGATACATCAGAGATCTGCCGCATACTGAAGCCGGGCGGCTATTTTATTACCCAGCAGGTAAAATGGAATTGTGATAAAGAGATCCCTGAACTGCTGGGCGTAAAGTTCGACCCTGAGTATAAAGACTGGTCTCTGCAAAAAGCATTAAAAGATCTGGGTGAATATCCATTCAGTGTTATTCTGCAGGATGAATGCGAAGGATATACAGAATTCTGCGACCCGGATGTGCTGACAGCATATATAAATACTGTCAGCTGGCTTGTGCCGGATTTTTCCGGGGAAAAATATCGTAATAAGCTGCTCGCCGCTTCTGAAATTATTCGCAGCGAAGGCTGCTTCAAAACAACTTTAGATAGATTTATTATTGTAATGAAAAAAACGGAGATTTAA
- a CDS encoding HAD-IIIA family hydrolase, giving the protein MKDINSVDFSKIKFVLMDCDGVLTDGSLLYMPNGDVIKNFHAHDGYGIERGHHHGLKFAIISGRKAEANKHRAERLKIEELYEDCKDKCSAAEEITKKYNIRFENFCYIGDDSFDIPLLERVAFSCAPPEAVEDVRAAVHYITKIHAGKGCVREVIDMILKKQGKIQMSEK; this is encoded by the coding sequence ATGAAAGATATTAACAGCGTAGATTTTTCAAAGATAAAATTTGTATTGATGGATTGCGACGGTGTATTAACCGACGGTTCATTGTTATATATGCCAAACGGAGATGTTATTAAGAACTTCCACGCGCATGACGGTTACGGCATTGAGCGCGGCCACCATCACGGGCTGAAGTTCGCGATAATATCAGGAAGAAAAGCTGAAGCCAATAAGCACAGAGCTGAAAGGCTGAAAATAGAAGAGCTGTACGAAGACTGTAAGGATAAATGCAGCGCAGCAGAGGAAATTACCAAAAAATATAATATCAGGTTTGAAAATTTCTGCTACATAGGAGATGATTCTTTTGATATTCCGCTTCTTGAACGGGTCGCATTTTCTTGCGCACCGCCGGAGGCGGTGGAAGATGTGAGAGCAGCAGTTCATTACATCACAAAAATTCACGCCGGTAAAGGCTGTGTCAGGGAAGTGATTGATATGATTTTGAAAAAGCAGGGTAAGATACAGATGTCTGAAAAATAG
- a CDS encoding T9SS type A sorting domain-containing protein, translating into MRIKLSVILLFFIFTASIKSDWQQQTSGTTENLFSSFFINMNTGWVVGANGKILFTSNGGTTWSPQTSGTTQTLFDVKFPSALNGFIIGGSNTFLKTTNGGINWVLFTVPNMTSTNDLDFTDNNTGYVCGTDGDVSRTTNGGINWTKFDIAASDLFTIKVFNGATAIAAGVGGSVFKTTNSGANWVQQTTGTNNFVSSIVFSDINTGYFTTLGLTEAVFRTTNGGTNWTAATSPGNTSGLNGLSIVNASTVYAAGPDGVIRRTTNSGSTWETQPSGDTTTFLRGITMVDGNIGYVVGNNGRILKTVNGGIGIQQISTNVPEGFKLSQNYPNPFNPVTNIIFSIPKKGVVKLTVFDAAGRETAELFNGELQAGTYNYDFDASHLASGIYFYKLEAGEFTQTKKMILVK; encoded by the coding sequence ATGAGAATAAAATTATCAGTTATTTTACTTTTTTTCATTTTTACAGCTTCAATCAAGTCAGACTGGCAGCAGCAGACATCAGGTACAACTGAAAATCTATTTTCCTCATTCTTTATTAATATGAATACAGGATGGGTTGTTGGTGCAAACGGGAAAATACTTTTCACATCAAACGGCGGCACCACATGGAGCCCGCAAACATCAGGCACTACGCAGACACTCTTTGATGTAAAATTCCCTTCCGCTCTAAATGGATTCATCATAGGCGGATCAAATACTTTCCTTAAAACAACCAATGGCGGTATTAACTGGGTTTTGTTTACTGTTCCGAACATGACAAGCACTAACGACCTGGATTTTACAGATAACAACACAGGTTACGTTTGCGGCACAGATGGTGATGTATCGCGCACTACCAATGGCGGCATTAACTGGACCAAGTTTGATATTGCTGCTTCTGATCTATTTACTATTAAAGTTTTTAACGGAGCAACTGCAATTGCAGCCGGTGTAGGCGGCTCGGTATTCAAGACTACCAACAGCGGTGCTAACTGGGTTCAGCAAACAACAGGTACAAATAATTTTGTAAGCAGTATTGTGTTTTCCGATATCAACACCGGGTATTTTACAACACTTGGGCTTACAGAAGCTGTGTTCAGAACCACAAACGGCGGGACGAACTGGACTGCGGCAACATCACCGGGAAATACTTCAGGTCTCAACGGGCTTTCTATAGTGAACGCATCAACTGTATATGCGGCCGGACCCGATGGCGTAATAAGAAGAACAACCAACAGCGGCTCAACCTGGGAAACTCAGCCTTCAGGTGATACTACAACTTTTCTGAGGGGAATAACTATGGTTGACGGCAATATTGGATATGTAGTAGGTAACAACGGCAGGATATTAAAAACTGTAAACGGCGGTATAGGCATTCAGCAAATTAGTACTAACGTACCTGAAGGATTTAAGTTATCTCAAAACTACCCTAACCCGTTTAACCCGGTTACTAACATTATTTTCAGTATTCCAAAAAAAGGTGTTGTAAAACTTACTGTATTTGATGCTGCCGGCAGAGAAACAGCAGAGCTGTTTAACGGAGAGCTTCAGGCAGGTACATATAATTATGACTTTGATGCATCGCATCTTGCCAGCGGAATATATTTTTATAAGCTGGAAGCAGGTGAATTTACACAGACTAAAAAAATGATATTGGTAAAATAA
- a CDS encoding T9SS type A sorting domain-containing protein, whose protein sequence is MKFIFFTLILILFSTSIQAQWSQQSSGTVNNLHTVYFINNNTGWCAGGGGTILKTTNGGVNWILTSVFGVDQFVSIHFINENTGWGVTYLYKLVKTTNSGVNWSILGEVTNSNSINSMKFIDANTGIAVGNSTSIYRTTNGGLNWTQTPSLSFRPLRSVYFADLNTGYAVGDSGTVRKTTNAGADWNVMPVVNALYNLNGVCFVNPNTGWASGQFGKIYKTTNGASTWEEQNSGISGISNPLHAIHFADINTGCAVGSNGNITRTTNGGTSWVAEASGVTSVLLGVHFPAGSTGFAVGAQGKILKYSSAPPLSDWSLLNSGHAGQFSSIQFVNENTGWALGSNDTILKTTNSGLNWSVQKTGVNNIYYSAYFNDINTGYAAGYNGVLYKTTNSGNNWFALTSNTGQILLSLDFVNNNTGFACGTNGIIIKTTNAGLNWQTQNTNLTASIHSIKFIDQNTGFACGSSGKIIKTTNGGANWGELSGGTASTLYSIEPISAAVIYASGDNGTILYSVNGGTNWVMQSSGSASTIRKIKFLNGVTGYAAGFNGTLLKTTNNGANWTAVTGIVNRNYHSMSFYGNSGWLAGDAGTILRSTNSGGVIGIIQTGNELPEAFSLAQNYPNPFNPVTNIEFEITDQGLVRLEIYDILGRKTATLVENELKPGKYKAEWSADGYPSGIYFYRLSSGSFTSTKKMIIAK, encoded by the coding sequence ATGAAGTTTATATTTTTTACTTTAATTCTGATATTATTCAGCACCAGCATCCAGGCGCAGTGGAGCCAGCAAAGCTCTGGAACAGTTAACAATCTTCATACCGTATATTTTATCAATAATAACACAGGATGGTGTGCGGGAGGCGGAGGTACAATACTTAAAACCACCAATGGAGGTGTTAACTGGATATTAACTTCCGTTTTCGGGGTTGACCAGTTTGTATCTATTCATTTTATAAATGAAAATACCGGGTGGGGTGTTACTTATCTTTATAAACTTGTTAAAACTACCAATTCCGGAGTTAACTGGAGCATTTTAGGTGAGGTAACCAACAGCAATTCGATCAATTCAATGAAATTTATTGATGCCAATACCGGTATTGCCGTTGGCAACAGCACAAGCATTTACAGAACAACTAACGGAGGTTTAAACTGGACGCAAACTCCTTCGTTGAGCTTCCGTCCGCTGCGCTCAGTATATTTTGCTGATCTTAATACGGGTTATGCGGTTGGTGATTCCGGTACAGTGCGCAAAACTACAAATGCAGGAGCAGACTGGAATGTTATGCCTGTAGTTAACGCGCTGTACAATCTTAACGGTGTTTGTTTTGTTAATCCAAATACAGGATGGGCTTCAGGACAGTTTGGAAAAATTTATAAAACAACAAACGGAGCAAGTACATGGGAAGAGCAGAACAGCGGTATTTCAGGAATTTCTAATCCACTTCATGCAATTCATTTTGCCGATATTAATACAGGCTGCGCCGTGGGCTCAAACGGCAATATAACAAGAACAACAAACGGAGGTACAAGCTGGGTAGCAGAGGCAAGCGGTGTTACAAGTGTTCTATTGGGTGTGCACTTTCCGGCGGGTTCAACCGGTTTTGCCGTAGGAGCTCAAGGTAAGATACTCAAATATTCCTCAGCCCCGCCGTTAAGTGACTGGTCTTTGCTTAACAGCGGTCATGCAGGACAGTTCTCCTCAATTCAGTTTGTAAATGAAAATACCGGATGGGCTCTTGGGAGCAATGATACAATTTTAAAAACAACAAACAGCGGCTTAAACTGGAGTGTTCAGAAAACAGGTGTGAATAACATCTACTATTCAGCTTATTTTAATGATATAAATACGGGTTATGCTGCAGGATATAACGGGGTCTTATATAAAACCACAAACAGCGGAAATAACTGGTTTGCTTTAACAAGCAATACCGGGCAGATATTGTTAAGTTTAGATTTTGTAAACAACAACACCGGATTTGCCTGTGGCACAAATGGTATTATTATAAAAACTACAAATGCAGGTCTGAACTGGCAAACACAAAATACTAATTTAACTGCAAGTATTCACTCAATAAAATTTATTGACCAGAACACAGGATTTGCCTGCGGCAGCTCGGGTAAAATCATCAAAACTACAAATGGCGGAGCAAACTGGGGTGAGCTTTCCGGCGGTACAGCTTCTACATTATATTCAATAGAACCTATCAGCGCAGCGGTAATTTATGCTTCAGGTGATAATGGTACTATTCTTTATTCAGTTAACGGAGGTACGAACTGGGTTATGCAAAGTTCAGGCAGCGCCAGTACAATCAGGAAAATTAAATTCCTGAATGGTGTTACGGGATATGCTGCCGGGTTTAATGGTACCTTACTTAAAACAACCAATAATGGCGCAAACTGGACTGCTGTAACAGGTATAGTTAACAGAAATTATCATTCGATGAGCTTTTACGGAAATTCAGGGTGGCTGGCGGGAGATGCAGGTACTATTCTCAGATCAACCAACTCAGGCGGAGTAATAGGAATTATACAGACCGGCAATGAATTGCCCGAAGCTTTCTCGCTTGCACAAAACTATCCAAACCCGTTTAACCCTGTTACAAATATTGAGTTTGAAATTACCGATCAAGGGCTGGTACGTTTGGAAATATATGATATACTCGGAAGGAAGACGGCAACTCTTGTAGAAAATGAACTGAAGCCCGGCAAGTATAAAGCAGAATGGTCAGCAGATGGTTATCCATCCGGAATATATTTTTATCGCTTAAGTTCAGGATCATTTACATCTACAAAGAAAATGATAATAGCAAAATAA